The DNA segment TTGTTGCAGAAGGGTGTAACTGCCGTCGGTGCAATTATCGCAGTGTTTGGCGCAGTAAACTTGGGCCGCTCGATCAAGGACTCCAATGGCCCTGGCATTGGCAGCGGCATCGCAGAAATCGTTGGTGGCGCTATTATTATTGCGGCCGCAGCCTTTATCAGCAATGTAACACTGTAAAATAGTCCGACAAACAGGAAATAACACAGAAAAGTATGGAGGGAGTTTTAGACTCCCTCCATATAAAAAGGAGCGACGTATGTTTAAAGATGTCGTGAAAGATTTAATGGCCCTAATTTTAGAGGACATAAAAAATCTTTCGTTGGACAGCGGGCTGTTGGCCAGCATTACACGAGATGACGTATACTCGCAACTCTGGTCACAGGTTTCCGCATTGGCTGCCGGTGTTTTTCGCACACTCGCATTATCCGTTTTAGCTATATTTATGCTTATCGAATTTTTGGAACTCAGCGATCGATTTTCTTCGAATCAGCTACCCGATCTTATGAAGCCGATTGGGATTTTGGTAGCTAAATTGGCACTGGCCATCACGATCATCAATCAGAGCACAAACATTTTACATGCAGTTTACGATGGTTTTTTGGATATATCGAAACAAATAACGATGACAAGTTCGCTGTCAGTAGCCACTGATTTATCAGCGTTTAATACCGCTGTTGATGATATGTCCCTGGGAACACAGGTAGTATGTATGCTAGTGCTGTTTATTGCAGTCCTGGGTACAAAAATCGCCTGGGCATTTATTCAAATTTTAACCATTGGGCGATTTATTCAAATTTATATCTATGTTGCTGTGGCTCCGGCTCCGATAGCAACACTCCCAAATCGAGAGTGGAGCAGTATAGGTAAAGGCTTTTTGAAAAGCTTTGTATCCATATGCTTGCAAGGATGTATTTTGGTGCTCATTCTATACTTTTTCCCAACCATCGCCTCTACGCTGGTTACTGCCATCATACCGGATGGATCGGGAATAGGTGGTGTTCTGACTGCCTTTGCAAACATCTTTGTAATGCTGGGAGCTTTGCTTATGGGCTTAAAGGGCGCAAAAACAATGGCGGATAAAATTTGCGGAGTCATGTAAAGGATGGTGAATAAAATTGGCCCTATCGGTACATGTGCCGAAAGAGATAACTGACTACAAAGAACGCATTGTGGGAGATTTTTCGGGACGGCAGCTTATTTCGTTGGCTGCCACCGGAACAATACTTGGACTTTCCTACGTGATATTGGTAATGCTGCTCCATGTATCCATGGACGTATATCCCTATTTGGCAGCGGTAATCTGCGTACCAGGCGTGGCTATCGGATTTTACCGTAAGGATAACATGCCCTGTGAGCAGTATTTCAAATTGCTATGGCGGCATTATATGACAAACCAAAAATTATCGTGGTCGGTGGAATACGATTTCCCATTAACGGATGAGATTGAAAGCGAGGAAAAGCATGTTCTTCAAAAGCGAAAGAAGCGGAAAAAAGACGAACCGGAAGTCCGCACAGAAAAGAAAAAAAGACCTAAAGCTGCAAGAAAAAGAATACAAAGAGAGATTAAAAAAGCTAAAAAAGAGTACAGAGCAGCTAAACGCGCAGCAAAAGCAAAAAATTAAAAAAGAAGCTGCGCCTAAAAGCACCACTCAGTATATTGGATATCAAAAACTTTTTGAGGATGGTATCTGTCAGGTTTCGCCGGGGTATTATTCCAAAACAGTCCGTTTTTCGGATATCAATTATCAGACGGCCCGCGTCCAGGATCAGAAAGATATGTTTTCTCGGTATGTGGAAGCGCTTAATTTTGTCGATCCTACAATGCCCTTGCAGCTCACATTGGTGACGCGCAAAGTCGATGAGGAAGCATTCCGCGCTCAAATGTTTATGCCTATGGCTGGTGATCTGCTCGACAAATATCGAACAGAAATGAATGAAATGCTGGCATCAAAAATCAAAGAGGGCCAAAACTCCATCGTCCGTGAAAAATATTTCACGTATGCGACTGAGGCAGAGGACCTTGAGGATGCAACCAGCATTTTGGCGCGGTTTGAAACACAATTTATCGGACTCTTTAAATCGCTGGGTGTGGATGATATGACATCCTTAACTGGCGAGGAACGTATCAATTTGCTTCGTTCCATAACGCGGCCGGATCAAAGAGATTATGTTTCCTTGGATGAGCTGGCACGAACGGGCTGGAATAGCCGGTCGTTTGTAGCTCCTACATCCTTGGATTTTTCGCATAAATACACCTTTGAGTTCGGCAATAAATATGGTCAGGTCTTGTACTTTGGTAATTTACCTGCGGATTTGTCCGACGAATTGCTGACTGCCCTTACAGATCTCCCAATCAATATGGTTATCAGCATCCACCTACGAAATATTTCGCAGGTGAAAGCTCTGAGCATGGTAGATACCAAAATTGCCATGATGGAGATGGAGAACACAAAGCGTGCGCAAAAGGGCATTCAGCAGGGGCTGCCGCCTGAAATGATGTATCTCCCCGAAACGAAACGAGCATTGGTGGAAGCACGTGAATTATCGCATGATTTACGCGAACGGCAACAACGTTTTTTTGAAACAACGCCGCTGATATTTACCTATGCCGATACAGAAGAAGAACTGGCGAAAAATGTCTTTACGATCAAACAAACGGCTCAGGCCAAGACGGTAACAATCGAGAATATTGATTTTATGCAACGAGAGGCATTCAATTCAATTCTGCCGATTGGTAAAAATCATTTTGGTGCAGAACGCACACGCCATCTCACCACGGTTGCTGCCGCGATTTTTGTGCCATTTACGACCCAGGAGCTGTACCAGCGAAATGGCACATATTGCGGTCTTAACTCGATCAGTCACAACCTGATCATGTTTAATCGCCTATCCTTGCCATCCCCGAATGGATTTATCTTGGGCAAGCCTGGCAGCGGCAAATCTTTTGCCGCAAAACGCGAGATCATCAATGTCCTCCTTAATGATCCCAATGCCGATGTCCTGATTATCGATCCAGAAAGAGAATACACCAACCTAGCACAAGGATTTGATGGAGAGGTTATCCA comes from the Intestinibacillus sp. Marseille-P6563 genome and includes:
- a CDS encoding VirB4-like conjugal transfer ATPase, CD1110 family, whose protein sequence is MFFKSERSGKKTNRKSAQKRKKDLKLQEKEYKERLKKLKKSTEQLNAQQKQKIKKEAAPKSTTQYIGYQKLFEDGICQVSPGYYSKTVRFSDINYQTARVQDQKDMFSRYVEALNFVDPTMPLQLTLVTRKVDEEAFRAQMFMPMAGDLLDKYRTEMNEMLASKIKEGQNSIVREKYFTYATEAEDLEDATSILARFETQFIGLFKSLGVDDMTSLTGEERINLLRSITRPDQRDYVSLDELARTGWNSRSFVAPTSLDFSHKYTFEFGNKYGQVLYFGNLPADLSDELLTALTDLPINMVISIHLRNISQVKALSMVDTKIAMMEMENTKRAQKGIQQGLPPEMMYLPETKRALVEARELSHDLRERQQRFFETTPLIFTYADTEEELAKNVFTIKQTAQAKTVTIENIDFMQREAFNSILPIGKNHFGAERTRHLTTVAAAIFVPFTTQELYQRNGTYCGLNSISHNLIMFNRLSLPSPNGFILGKPGSGKSFAAKREIINVLLNDPNADVLIIDPEREYTNLAQGFDGEVIHISADSNNHLNPMDISENYADDGDPIQLKSEFILSLCDLLSGGLQPGQNSIIDRVILHCYEKHFSRKNGTVPTLNDFYDILKEQPEELAQSLALSLELYIKGNLSVFAHHTNVDTHKRFIIYDIRDLGKQLRTLGMLIVLDQIWNRVTQNRAIGKHTYIYIDEIQLLVTNAYSSNYFFELWSRSRKWGAVPTGITQNVETLLLSDEARRMLSNCDYIMMLNQSANDRVPLAELLNISPRQLNYVTNAEPGSGLLFAGKSIIAFTDKFPKDTELYKMITTKLEEVVAQDPN